Proteins encoded by one window of Clostridium bornimense:
- a CDS encoding MarR family winged helix-turn-helix transcriptional regulator — protein sequence MFNNKIFRNTQSYLDKILKKYDLSSGAYPYLFMLEKNEGISQIKISKEIGNDKAMSTRTINKLIENGFIYRHQDEKDNRAYKLYLTPKSKEVIPKLHKEIQIVVDLITEDLSEEELLITMRSLEKIFEKTQLLRKKENL from the coding sequence ATGTTCAATAATAAAATCTTTAGAAACACTCAAAGCTATTTAGATAAAATTTTAAAAAAATATGATCTAAGTAGCGGAGCTTACCCTTATTTGTTTATGCTAGAAAAAAATGAAGGCATTAGCCAAATTAAAATAAGTAAAGAGATTGGTAATGATAAAGCAATGTCAACACGAACCATTAATAAATTAATAGAAAATGGTTTTATTTATAGACATCAAGATGAAAAAGATAATAGAGCATATAAGTTATACTTAACTCCAAAATCAAAAGAAGTTATACCTAAACTACATAAAGAGATTCAAATAGTAGTTGATTTAATAACAGAAGATTTATCAGAGGAAGAATTGCTTATTACTATGAGATCTTTAGAAAAAATTTTTGAAAAAACACAATTATTAAGAAAAAAGGAGAATCTATAG
- a CDS encoding MDR family MFS transporter: MNNSECLTEHKSTMNNVESITDRKRSMIFINIVITCIASSMLATALTTALPSMISDMNISVTTGQWLTSGYALAMGIMMPLTAFLITRFPTRNLYLSGLTIFILGLILCAIAPNFHFMMFGRILQASGNGILTSMAQVIILSIYPAEKRGTAMGWYGLSIGAAPVVAPTLAGIIVDVISWRAIFYITIVIISASLIWALFVFDNVLDTVKKKFDIISFIISIFAFGGITLGVGNIGNYKFISIQVLPILIIGSIATILFAYRQLHSKQPFLELRVLKNKNYTISVIASMLFYFVMMGSSMLMPLYVQTILGYSATISGLVILPGSMLMAIISPFAGKLYDKAGMKILFISGAACLLLSNIGMIFISMNTPLWVSSILNVLRNLSIGCLLMPLVTWGTSNVKKEFTADSTALLTSLRTIAGAIGTAVFVAIMNTVTKNSIKTYGSNAPMHGINIAFLFMSIATVILLLVAIFTFSGTENNKYKNIEK; this comes from the coding sequence ATGAATAATTCAGAATGTCTCACAGAGCATAAAAGCACAATGAATAATGTAGAATCTATTACAGATCGTAAACGCTCAATGATATTTATAAATATCGTTATAACTTGTATTGCTAGTTCAATGCTAGCAACAGCCTTAACAACAGCTTTGCCATCAATGATTTCTGATATGAATATTAGCGTTACTACCGGGCAATGGCTCACAAGTGGATATGCCTTGGCTATGGGAATTATGATGCCTTTAACAGCTTTCTTAATTACAAGGTTTCCAACTCGTAACTTATATTTATCTGGCCTCACTATTTTTATTTTAGGATTGATACTCTGTGCTATTGCTCCAAACTTTCATTTCATGATGTTTGGTAGAATACTACAAGCTAGTGGAAACGGCATTCTTACATCAATGGCTCAGGTTATAATTTTATCAATTTATCCTGCTGAAAAACGTGGTACTGCAATGGGGTGGTATGGTTTGTCCATAGGTGCGGCACCTGTAGTTGCTCCAACCTTAGCAGGTATAATTGTTGATGTAATAAGTTGGAGAGCCATATTTTATATTACAATCGTAATAATATCAGCTTCTTTAATCTGGGCTCTATTTGTATTTGATAATGTTTTAGATACTGTTAAAAAGAAATTTGATATAATTTCATTTATTATTAGTATATTTGCTTTTGGAGGTATCACCTTAGGTGTTGGTAATATAGGAAATTATAAATTTATAAGTATACAAGTATTGCCAATATTAATTATTGGAAGTATAGCTACGATTCTATTCGCATATAGACAACTTCACTCTAAGCAACCATTTTTAGAATTAAGAGTTTTAAAAAATAAAAATTATACTATAAGTGTTATAGCAAGTATGTTATTTTATTTTGTTATGATGGGTTCATCTATGTTAATGCCTTTATATGTACAAACAATTCTCGGTTATTCTGCTACAATTTCTGGACTAGTTATATTACCAGGTTCTATGTTAATGGCAATTATAAGCCCATTTGCAGGAAAATTATATGATAAAGCAGGTATGAAGATACTATTTATCTCTGGAGCAGCATGTCTATTGTTAAGTAATATAGGTATGATTTTTATTAGCATGAATACACCTTTATGGGTATCATCAATTTTAAATGTACTTCGTAATTTATCTATTGGTTGTCTATTGATGCCACTTGTAACTTGGGGAACAAGTAATGTAAAAAAAGAATTTACAGCAGATAGTACTGCACTTCTAACATCTCTTCGTACAATTGCTGGCGCAATTGGTACTGCTGTATTTGTAGCTATTATGAATACTGTTACAAAAAATTCAATCAAGACTTATGGATCTAATGCACCGATGCATGGAATTAATATTGCATTCTTATTTATGAGTATAGCTACAGTAATCTTACTATTAGTTGCTATTTTCACTTTTAGTGGAACAGAAAACAATAAATATAAAAATATTGAGAAATAA
- a CDS encoding MarR family winged helix-turn-helix transcriptional regulator has product MTLKDEEIVELFFDVTRLNRHFSQTRYGNMNPFRGQYYCLSVLDYVDIINQKDLAKLLHIRPTSLSELLSKLEQKGFVNRVTSDTDKRISLVSLTNDGKHKAEEVRKKRAIAHKDMLSYLTSEEKEVFYSALQKIQKFYISMEGKNE; this is encoded by the coding sequence ATGACTTTAAAAGACGAAGAAATTGTCGAGTTATTTTTTGATGTTACTAGATTAAATCGGCATTTTTCACAAACTCGTTACGGTAATATGAATCCTTTCAGAGGACAATATTACTGTTTATCAGTATTGGACTATGTTGATATAATCAATCAAAAAGATTTAGCAAAACTACTTCATATACGCCCTACATCACTGAGTGAACTCTTATCTAAATTAGAACAAAAGGGGTTTGTAAATCGAGTTACCTCAGATACTGATAAACGTATTAGTTTAGTTTCTCTTACTAATGATGGAAAGCATAAAGCAGAAGAAGTTCGTAAAAAACGAGCTATTGCGCATAAAGATATGTTGTCTTACTTAACATCAGAAGAAAAAGAGGTATTTTATAGTGCTCTACAAAAAATACAAAAATTTTATATTAGTATGGAGGGAAAAAATGAATAA
- a CDS encoding ABC transporter substrate-binding protein — translation MKKYRRIVLFIVISLMFLLLVSCNSDEKVVKNSVKIGYLPITHSLPLYVEKEVERGDIELIKFGSWPELMDALNSGKIDGASVLIELAMKAKSQGIDLKAVALGHSDGNAVIVNEKIKSVKDLKGKNFAIPNKLSTHYILLYEMLKEENMKLEDINIIELPPSEMAVALLEKRIDGYCVAEPFGAKAVVNGNGKVLKQSSEIIPNSICCALVFRGDFIKNRNEKAKEIVKKYSAATEDLSNKGEREIRAKEFLNVQDKVLTESLGWISFEKLRIEESDYNKISDYLKEMKLLDKPPTYDEFVDNSLLE, via the coding sequence ATGAAAAAATATAGAAGAATAGTTTTATTTATAGTTATATCGTTGATGTTTTTGTTATTAGTATCGTGCAACAGTGATGAAAAGGTAGTGAAAAATTCTGTAAAGATAGGATATTTACCTATAACACATTCATTACCATTGTATGTAGAAAAAGAAGTAGAGAGAGGTGATATAGAACTTATTAAATTTGGATCATGGCCAGAACTTATGGATGCATTAAATTCTGGAAAGATAGATGGTGCTTCTGTACTTATAGAGTTGGCAATGAAAGCAAAATCACAAGGGATAGATTTAAAAGCAGTGGCACTTGGGCATAGTGATGGAAACGCTGTTATAGTAAATGAAAAAATAAAAAGTGTAAAAGATCTTAAGGGAAAAAATTTTGCAATACCTAATAAGTTGTCTACTCACTATATTCTACTTTATGAAATGTTAAAAGAAGAAAATATGAAATTAGAAGATATAAATATTATTGAGCTTCCACCATCTGAGATGGCTGTGGCATTATTAGAAAAAAGAATAGATGGATATTGTGTTGCAGAGCCTTTTGGGGCAAAAGCAGTTGTTAATGGTAATGGAAAGGTATTAAAACAATCTTCTGAAATTATTCCAAATTCAATTTGTTGTGCATTAGTTTTTAGAGGCGATTTTATAAAAAATAGAAACGAAAAGGCAAAAGAAATAGTGAAAAAGTATAGTGCAGCTACAGAAGATTTGAGTAATAAAGGAGAAAGGGAAATTAGAGCAAAAGAATTTCTTAATGTACAAGATAAAGTTCTAACTGAATCTTTAGGATGGATATCTTTCGAAAAATTAAGAATTGAAGAATCAGATTATAATAAAATATCTGATTATTTAAAAGAAATGAAGTTATTAGATAAGCCACCAACTTATGATGAATTTGTAGATAATTCTTTATTAGAGTAA
- a CDS encoding ABC transporter permease has protein sequence MKKREKIINIIISIGILVILWTLLSVTGKVGSTIIPSPINVVKAIREMIEDGILLKYIGISLYRFFVGYSVAVVVAILLGLLLGWYEKAWNIVNPIVQLLRPISPTAWFPFIVIIFGIGNLPAIVIIFIAAFFPVLLSTVSAVKKIDKTYLKIASNFDVKGFRLMIKVVLPAIFPVIINAMHIALGSAWIFLVAGEMVGAQSGLGYLIIDARNNLRYDMLLAGIVFIGVIGLILDKGIEIVERKISSKWGNSY, from the coding sequence ATGAAAAAAAGAGAAAAAATTATCAACATTATTATATCTATTGGAATATTAGTTATACTATGGACTTTACTATCTGTGACAGGAAAGGTAGGGAGTACTATTATACCATCACCAATAAATGTAGTGAAAGCAATTAGGGAAATGATAGAGGATGGTATTTTATTAAAATATATAGGCATAAGTTTATATAGGTTTTTTGTAGGATACTCTGTAGCAGTAGTCGTGGCTATATTGTTAGGATTATTATTAGGATGGTATGAAAAAGCTTGGAATATTGTAAATCCAATAGTACAACTTTTAAGACCTATATCACCTACTGCTTGGTTTCCATTTATAGTTATTATTTTTGGGATAGGTAATTTACCAGCAATAGTAATAATATTTATAGCAGCTTTTTTTCCAGTATTGTTATCTACAGTTTCAGCAGTAAAAAAGATAGACAAAACATATTTGAAAATAGCTAGTAATTTTGATGTTAAGGGATTTAGATTGATGATAAAGGTAGTATTGCCAGCAATATTTCCAGTGATAATAAATGCAATGCATATTGCACTAGGTAGTGCATGGATCTTTCTTGTTGCAGGAGAAATGGTAGGAGCTCAATCAGGACTTGGATATTTAATAATTGATGCCAGAAATAATCTTAGATATGACATGTTATTAGCTGGAATAGTATTTATAGGAGTTATAGGACTTATTTTAGATAAGGGTATAGAAATAGTAGAGAGAAAAATAAGTTCTAAATGGGGAAATTCATATTAG
- a CDS encoding ABC transporter ATP-binding protein: protein MSIKVEGVSKVFNDKIKVLDNINIDIDEGDFVCLLGPSGCGKSTLLNMMAAFDKPTDGKIYINGIEVDKPTIERVTIFQNYGLLPWRNVEKNIEFGLETLKLPKVERKVVAEKYMRLVGLEKFKNHYPHQLSGGMQQRVAIARALAVKPKILFMDEPFGALDPIIRSNLQEEVRNIWREEGITIVFVTHDVEEAVYLGNKIIIMSPHPGRIREVINRENQQLIEKSSEEFYQLKSTIINILEENSRDGIEYYI from the coding sequence ATGAGTATAAAGGTAGAAGGTGTGTCTAAGGTTTTTAATGATAAGATTAAGGTACTAGATAATATAAATATCGATATAGATGAAGGCGATTTTGTATGCCTTTTAGGACCTAGTGGATGTGGAAAGAGTACATTACTAAATATGATGGCTGCTTTTGATAAACCTACTGATGGGAAAATATATATTAATGGTATTGAGGTAGATAAGCCTACCATAGAAAGAGTAACAATATTTCAGAACTATGGACTTCTACCATGGAGAAATGTAGAGAAAAATATTGAATTTGGATTAGAAACATTGAAATTACCTAAAGTAGAAAGAAAAGTTGTGGCAGAAAAATATATGAGATTAGTAGGATTGGAAAAGTTTAAAAATCATTATCCTCACCAATTGTCAGGAGGAATGCAACAGAGGGTCGCTATTGCTAGAGCTCTTGCTGTAAAACCAAAGATATTATTTATGGATGAACCTTTTGGTGCATTAGATCCAATAATAAGAAGTAATCTTCAAGAGGAAGTAAGAAATATATGGCGTGAAGAAGGTATTACAATTGTTTTTGTAACTCATGATGTAGAAGAAGCAGTATACCTTGGAAATAAGATAATTATTATGTCACCACATCCAGGTAGGATAAGGGAGGTAATTAATAGAGAAAATCAACAGTTAATAGAGAAATCAAGTGAGGAGTTTTATCAATTAAAAAGCACCATCATAAATATTTTAGAAGAAAACTCTAGAGATGGTATAGAATATTATATTTAA
- a CDS encoding energy-coupling factor ABC transporter permease, producing the protein MHMADALITPLVGVTMTVATVGISAYSTKKIRKELEFDKKIPLMGVVGSFIFAAQMINFTIPGTGSSGHIGGGLLLAILLGPEAGFLSILSVLLIQALFFGDGGLLALGCNAINMGFFSCFIGYRLIYSKILSKGYSKKRIYFASILAAVISLQLGSFSVVVETVVSGITELPFSTFLIFMQPIHFIIAVVEGAITAILINFIWSHRPELLEKNNSSTVKKVSRKKIVMVFLLGALIVGGGLSIFASSNPDGLEWSILKTTGREEIVRNNEIHEKVASIQEKTTILPEYNLRNEVLGKFGTTVAGVIGVVITISFVLLLGLLSKKRKVIKE; encoded by the coding sequence ATGCATATGGCAGATGCACTTATAACACCATTAGTAGGTGTGACGATGACAGTAGCTACTGTTGGTATTTCTGCATATTCTACGAAAAAAATAAGAAAAGAATTAGAATTTGATAAGAAAATACCCTTAATGGGTGTTGTAGGATCTTTTATTTTTGCGGCACAGATGATTAATTTTACAATACCAGGAACAGGCTCTAGTGGACACATTGGAGGGGGCCTTTTGCTTGCTATACTTTTAGGGCCTGAGGCAGGATTTTTATCGATATTATCGGTGTTATTAATACAAGCATTATTTTTTGGCGATGGAGGATTATTAGCGTTAGGATGTAATGCTATTAATATGGGCTTTTTTAGTTGTTTTATAGGATACAGATTAATATATAGTAAGATTTTAAGTAAAGGTTACTCAAAGAAGAGGATATATTTTGCATCAATTTTAGCAGCAGTAATTAGCTTACAACTAGGTTCATTTAGTGTAGTTGTAGAAACCGTTGTTTCTGGAATAACAGAATTACCTTTTTCAACATTTCTTATATTTATGCAACCAATTCATTTTATAATTGCAGTGGTAGAAGGAGCGATTACGGCAATTTTAATAAACTTCATTTGGAGTCATAGGCCAGAGTTATTAGAAAAAAATAATAGTAGCACTGTAAAGAAAGTATCAAGAAAAAAGATAGTTATGGTGTTTTTATTAGGAGCTTTAATTGTTGGGGGAGGGCTTTCAATTTTCGCCTCATCAAATCCCGATGGATTAGAATGGTCTATATTAAAAACTACAGGAAGAGAAGAAATAGTACGAAATAATGAAATTCACGAAAAGGTGGCATCAATTCAAGAAAAAACTACTATTTTGCCAGAGTATAATTTAAGAAACGAAGTATTAGGTAAGTTTGGTACTACTGTAGCAGGGGTTATTGGAGTTGTAATTACAATATCATTTGTTCTTTTACTAGGATTATTATCGAAAAAAAGAAAGGTTATAAAGGAATAA
- a CDS encoding energy-coupling factor transporter transmembrane component T family protein yields MGDISKAIYNIRKIDDLGRKNSKIHKINPVIKIIVTLVYVIKVISMKEFLLVNTITILAYPIFIFILGKIPIRVILRKLIFVLPIVLGIISINLIIDFSNEEIIFSLLLLFKCIFSLIGTLQLLATTTIIDLAMAMRKLRIPKVLVSILLMIYRYIIVIMEEGCRIKSAYQLRTANRKSMTISDWGMIMGQLLLRTIDRSEQVYSAMIMRGFQGEYYSGKVHKVKNIDLIYGFIIVAIFILF; encoded by the coding sequence ATGGGAGATATCAGTAAAGCTATATATAATATAAGAAAAATTGATGATTTAGGAAGAAAAAATAGTAAAATACATAAAATTAATCCTGTAATAAAGATTATAGTTACATTAGTTTATGTTATAAAGGTTATTTCCATGAAAGAATTTTTACTTGTAAATACTATTACTATATTAGCATATCCTATCTTTATTTTTATTTTGGGGAAAATACCAATAAGGGTAATCTTAAGAAAGTTAATATTTGTATTACCAATTGTATTAGGAATAATATCTATTAATCTTATTATAGATTTTTCTAATGAAGAAATTATTTTCTCTTTATTATTATTATTTAAATGTATATTCTCATTAATTGGAACACTTCAACTTTTAGCAACTACTACAATAATTGATTTAGCTATGGCCATGAGGAAATTAAGAATTCCGAAAGTTCTAGTTTCTATATTACTTATGATTTACAGATATATTATAGTAATAATGGAGGAAGGATGTAGAATAAAATCTGCTTATCAATTAAGAACAGCAAATAGAAAATCTATGACTATTAGTGATTGGGGGATGATAATGGGACAACTACTTTTAAGGACTATAGATAGGTCAGAACAGGTATATTCAGCTATGATTATGAGAGGATTTCAAGGAGAATACTATAGTGGTAAAGTTCATAAGGTGAAGAATATAGATTTAATTTATGGTTTTATTATAGTTGCTATTTTCATTTTATTCTAG
- a CDS encoding energy-coupling factor ABC transporter ATP-binding protein, with translation MGKDILEVDKVTYKYPDGYEAIKDISFKVKEGEKIGLIGANGAGKSTVLQLIAGLYFCNEGRIVVDNVEVGKKSLKEVRKNLGFVFQDSDNQLFMNTVYEDISFGLRSNKVSEEDVNVRVIEILNQLSMEKLKDKEIYKLSGGQKKIISIAGVIVMKPKIILMDEPTASLDPKSRRNIINIIRNIPKTFIIATHDLDMILDCCERVVILLDGEVIAIGKSEELLRNKEVLEKANLELPLSFQR, from the coding sequence ATGGGAAAAGATATATTGGAAGTTGATAAAGTAACTTACAAATATCCAGATGGATATGAGGCGATAAAAGATATTTCTTTTAAAGTTAAAGAGGGAGAAAAGATTGGCTTAATAGGAGCAAATGGTGCAGGAAAATCAACAGTATTACAACTTATTGCAGGACTTTATTTTTGTAATGAAGGAAGAATTGTTGTAGATAATGTAGAGGTAGGGAAAAAAAGTTTAAAAGAAGTTAGAAAAAATTTAGGTTTTGTATTTCAAGATTCTGATAATCAGTTATTTATGAATACAGTATATGAAGATATATCATTTGGTCTTAGAAGTAATAAAGTTTCAGAAGAAGATGTTAATGTTAGAGTTATAGAAATTTTAAATCAGTTATCTATGGAGAAACTAAAAGATAAGGAAATATATAAATTATCAGGGGGACAAAAGAAGATTATATCTATAGCTGGTGTCATTGTGATGAAACCAAAAATAATTTTAATGGATGAGCCGACAGCATCATTAGACCCAAAATCTAGAAGGAATATAATTAATATCATAAGGAATATTCCTAAGACATTTATTATAGCTACTCATGATTTAGATATGATTTTGGATTGTTGTGAAAGGGTTGTTATATTGCTAGATGGTGAAGTTATTGCTATAGGGAAATCAGAGGAACTTCTTAGAAATAAGGAGGTTTTAGAAAAAGCAAATTTAGAGTTACCATTATCATTTCAAAGATGA
- the cooS gene encoding anaerobic carbon-monoxide dehydrogenase catalytic subunit — MFKLRRSKVKYHHEVLGGHHHGHHHSHGGGANVNDYLEAVAEYRKTFPSKQDVLEKTPDPAVREMLLNMEQIGCDTAFDRFDKQQPQCSFGIAGACCKICYMGPCKITKKSPKGVCGADADLIVARNFTRALAGGVAAHGAHAREVILALKSAAEGKLDLPIIGEEKVINTAKQFGIYEEGKTVKELASKLADILLDDLSRTIPDEYKTIKACAPAERQKVWSDLGIMPISAYHEVFEALHRTGAATDGDADNVLQQFLRCGLAFVFSGVVGSAIATDSLFGIGNRTTSRVNVGALKKGYVNIAVHGHSPVLVSEIVKQGQSEEFIKLAKENGAKGIQFYGICCSGLSAMYRYNGVIPLSNAVGAEMVLGTGALDLWVADVQDVFPSIMDVANCFKTTVVTTSDSARLPGAEHYAYDHEHSNLDETTKIAKKIVTRAIESFRDRQGMPVFIPPYEVEAEVGFSVEYIESLYGSVKPIADGLKNGDILGIVNIVGCNNPRVIYEKATVDVATKLIENNVLILTNGCASFPLLKLGFCNTSALKKTGAKLRKFLEKDNLPPVWHVGECIDNARSSGFFAKIAAEVGHDIKDMPYGLSSPEWSNEKGIGAALGFRLFGINSYHCVYAPVQGSDKVTEFITEGTKKTLGSSMKVNTDPDALAELIISDLKEKRLALGWSI, encoded by the coding sequence TTGTTTAAATTAAGAAGAAGTAAGGTAAAATATCATCATGAGGTTTTAGGGGGACATCATCATGGTCATCATCATAGTCATGGTGGAGGAGCTAATGTAAATGATTATTTAGAGGCAGTAGCAGAATATAGAAAGACATTTCCGTCAAAACAAGATGTATTAGAGAAAACTCCAGACCCAGCAGTAAGAGAAATGCTTTTGAATATGGAACAAATAGGTTGTGATACTGCTTTTGATAGATTTGATAAGCAACAACCACAATGTAGTTTTGGTATTGCTGGTGCCTGTTGTAAGATATGTTATATGGGTCCTTGTAAGATAACTAAAAAAAGTCCTAAAGGTGTTTGTGGAGCGGATGCTGATCTTATTGTGGCAAGAAATTTTACCCGTGCATTAGCTGGTGGGGTAGCTGCACATGGAGCTCATGCAAGAGAAGTAATTCTTGCACTTAAATCTGCAGCAGAAGGAAAATTGGACTTGCCTATAATCGGTGAAGAAAAAGTAATTAATACAGCAAAACAATTTGGAATATATGAAGAAGGAAAAACAGTAAAAGAATTAGCATCAAAACTAGCAGATATTCTTTTAGATGACTTATCAAGAACAATTCCTGATGAATATAAAACAATAAAAGCTTGTGCACCAGCTGAAAGACAAAAGGTGTGGAGTGACCTAGGAATTATGCCGATAAGTGCTTATCATGAAGTATTTGAAGCACTACATAGAACTGGTGCAGCTACTGATGGAGATGCTGATAATGTTCTACAACAATTTTTAAGATGTGGACTTGCATTTGTGTTCTCTGGAGTAGTAGGTTCAGCAATTGCTACAGATAGTCTTTTTGGAATAGGAAATAGAACTACTTCAAGAGTTAATGTTGGTGCACTTAAAAAAGGATATGTAAATATTGCTGTACATGGACATTCACCAGTTCTTGTTAGTGAGATAGTAAAACAAGGGCAAAGTGAAGAATTTATTAAATTGGCAAAAGAAAACGGAGCAAAAGGAATTCAGTTTTATGGAATATGTTGTTCAGGACTCTCAGCTATGTATAGATATAATGGAGTAATACCATTATCTAATGCAGTGGGTGCAGAAATGGTTTTGGGAACTGGAGCTTTAGATCTTTGGGTTGCTGATGTTCAAGATGTATTTCCATCTATAATGGATGTTGCAAATTGTTTTAAAACTACAGTGGTAACAACTAGTGATTCAGCAAGACTTCCAGGTGCAGAACATTATGCTTACGATCATGAACATAGTAATTTAGATGAAACTACAAAGATTGCAAAAAAGATAGTTACAAGAGCTATTGAAAGCTTTAGAGATAGACAGGGGATGCCAGTGTTTATACCTCCATATGAAGTTGAAGCAGAGGTAGGATTCTCTGTAGAATATATTGAAAGTCTTTATGGTAGTGTAAAACCTATTGCAGATGGTTTAAAAAATGGCGATATATTAGGAATTGTGAACATCGTTGGATGTAATAATCCAAGAGTAATTTATGAAAAGGCTACAGTAGATGTAGCAACAAAATTAATTGAAAATAATGTTCTTATTCTTACTAATGGATGTGCTTCATTCCCATTATTAAAACTGGGATTTTGCAACACATCTGCATTGAAAAAGACAGGCGCAAAGCTAAGAAAATTTTTAGAGAAAGATAATTTGCCACCAGTATGGCATGTTGGAGAATGTATTGATAATGCAAGATCATCAGGATTTTTTGCTAAAATAGCAGCAGAAGTAGGACATGATATTAAAGATATGCCTTATGGATTATCCAGTCCAGAATGGTCTAATGAAAAAGGAATAGGGGCAGCACTTGGATTTAGATTATTTGGAATAAATTCATATCATTGTGTTTATGCTCCAGTACAGGGATCAGATAAGGTTACAGAGTTTATAACTGAAGGAACAAAGAAAACATTAGGATCTAGTATGAAGGTAAATACAGATCCAGATGCTTTAGCAGAGCTAATAATATCAGATTTAAAAGAAAAAAGATTAGCATTAGGATGGAGTATATAA
- a CDS encoding ABC transporter ATP-binding protein, with product MSILKTKNLVKIYGEEPNIVKALDNVSVEINEGEFVSIIGTSGSGKSTLLNMLGGLDKPTSGEITISGNKIGNMKDEELTVFRRRNIGFIFQNYNLVPILNVYENIVLPIELDGVKIDKEYIDTIIDTLGLSKKLNNMPNNLSGGQQQRVAIARALATKPAIILADEPTGNLDSKTSMDVIGLLKVTSKKFNQTIVMITHSEEIAQMSDRIIRIEDGKIFTRGDQ from the coding sequence ATGAGTATTTTAAAAACTAAAAATTTAGTGAAGATATATGGTGAAGAACCTAATATAGTAAAAGCTTTAGATAATGTAAGTGTTGAAATAAATGAAGGAGAATTTGTTTCAATAATAGGTACATCTGGTAGTGGTAAATCTACATTGTTAAATATGTTAGGAGGATTAGATAAACCTACTAGTGGAGAAATCACCATTTCTGGCAATAAAATAGGCAATATGAAAGATGAAGAATTAACAGTGTTCAGAAGAAGAAATATAGGGTTTATATTTCAAAACTATAATTTAGTTCCTATATTAAATGTTTATGAAAATATCGTATTACCAATAGAATTAGATGGGGTAAAAATAGATAAGGAATATATTGATACTATAATTGATACATTAGGGTTAAGTAAAAAGCTTAATAATATGCCCAATAATCTTTCAGGAGGTCAACAACAGAGGGTCGCTATTGCAAGAGCATTAGCAACAAAACCAGCAATTATTTTAGCTGATGAACCAACAGGAAATCTTGATAGTAAAACTAGTATGGATGTTATAGGTTTATTAAAAGTAACAAGTAAAAAATTTAATCAAACTATAGTAATGATCACCCATAGTGAAGAAATAGCTCAAATGTCAGATAGAATTATAAGAATTGAGGATGGAAAGATATTTACTAGGGGTGATCAATAA